GCGTAGCTGTGAGTAGGTCATGACCGAGAGCGGTACGAAGAAGAAGGCGTAGCCGAAGCCTTGCAGGACGCGGGCCAGGGCGTAGTGGCTGTAGTCGGTGTCGAGCGTGAGGCGGCTGTAGTGGATCATCGAGATGCCGATGACGACGAGGGCTCCGAAGAGCAGCACGCGTGGATGGACGATGCGGCGCTGGACGAGCTGTGCTCCGACCGGCGCGAGCAGCGTGATGACGAAGGCTCCGGGTCCGAGGACGAGTCCGGCGTCGATGGCGCGGTAGCCGTAGAGGGACTGAAGGATCTGCGGGATCATCGTCGTCGTGGCGAAGAGGCCGAAGCCGAAGATGAAGTAAAAGACGCAGGCGATGGCGAAGTTGCGGGTCTTGAGCAGGCGGAAGTCGACCAGCGGATCGCGCTGGCGCAGCTCCCAGAAGACGGCGCTGGTGAGGCAGACGATGCCGATGGCGAAGCACCAGCGGATGAAGACGGAGCCGAACCAGTCGTCGATCTGGCCACGGTCGAGCAGGACTTCGAGCGCGGCGGAGCCGAGGCCGATGAGCGCGATGCCGATGCCGTCGACGCTGAGCTTGCCGTTGACCCGTACGGTCTTGCGCTCCTGCTCGAAGGCGGGTGGATCGTGGACGAAGCGGTTGGTGAGGAAGAGCGACATGAGGCCGATGGGGATGTTGATGAGGAAGACCCAGCGCCAGTTATAGTTATCGGTGATCCAGCCGCCGAGCACGGGGCCGATGGCGGGCGCGGTGACGATGGCGACGGTGTAGAGTGCGAAGGCCGAGGCGCGCTGCGCGGGCGGGAAGGTATCGACGAGGATGGCCTGCTCGACCGGGGCCAGGCCGCCGCCGCCGATGCCTTGCAGCACGCGGGCCATGAGCATGATGGTGAGCGAGGGCGCGATGCCGCAGAAGAACGAGGTGATGGTGAAGAGCGCCACGCAGGCCATGTAGTAGTTCTTGCGGCCGAAGACACGCGAGAGCCAGGCCGACATGGGGAGAATAACGGCGTTGGCGACCAGGTAGGTGGTCAGAATCCAGGTGACCTCGTCGAAGGAGCGGCCGAGTCCTCCGGCGATGTAGGGCAGCGAGACGTTGGCGATGGAGGTGTCGAGCAGCTCCATGAAGGTGGCGATGGTGACGGTGAGGGCAACGACCCAGGGATTGATGACGGCGCGCGCGATAGGGTGGGCGGCGGGTTTGATGACTGCGGTGGCCATGGATGTCCTGAGTGTTCTGGGTACAAAGATGCTGCGGAGATTTATGAGACCGAACGGTTTCTTTTCTCATCTGATTCGTCAAAGGATGAGACCGATGCGTCTTTTTTTCTTCGGCTGGAATTTTTGTGCGAGGCAGGGCGATGCGTAAGGGCGAGATGACGCGGCAGAGGATCATCGAGGAGGCGGCCCCGATCTTCAATCAGCGGGGCTTCGCGGGCTGCTCGATGCAGGATGTGATGGCGGCCACGGGGCTCGAAAAGGGCGGGCTGTACCGGCACTTTGCGACCAAGGAAGAGCTGGCGGTGGAGGCGTTCCGCTATGCGGTGAGCCGGTCGGTGCGGACGAAGTCTGAGGGGCTGGACGAGGTGGAGGGCGCGGTGAACAAGCTGCGGCATCTGATTCAGCAGTTTGTGGAATCGCCCTCGAGGATTCCGGGTGGGTGCCCGTTGATGAACACGGCGGTGGACGCCGACGACGGCAACGAGGTGCTGCGCGGGCTGGCCCGCGAGGGAATCGCGGAGTGGCGGGAGCGGCTGGTGAAGATCATCACGACGGGGATGAGGGCCGGGGAGATTCGCCGGGATACGGTGCCGCGGCGGCTGGCCAATACGCTGATCTCGACGGTGGAGGGGGCGTTGATGATTAGCCGTCTGGAGGGGACGAAGACGGCGTTGAAAGATGCACAGACGGTGCTGGAGGTTGTATTGGAGAGCCTGGGTGCGGAGGTTGCCGCGCACTGAGATTAGCGGGGATGCAGGGTTTCGGGATCGCTTGGAATAAGCAAGAATGGAAGGGTGATCGTTCTTGCAGACGGGGAGTGATCGCCGGGAGACCCTATGCGTGGAAACAGCTTGTTCATCGTGGTGCGTGGAGCCGTTGTAGTTGCTCTGGGTGGTGTGTGTGCAGCCGGTTATGCCCAGGCTCCGCAGGCGTCTGGAGTAAAGATTGCTTCGGCGATGCAGTCTTCGCCGAGCGCCAATGACGGTATCGCAAGGGCGCTGGCCTCGTGTCCTTCGGTCGGGGGATGCACGGTGGAGGTCGACCAGAACTACCACGGTGTGGAAGAGCTGCCGGTGCCGAAGACCGATTTGACGGCCCTGATCGACCTGCGCGGCGGTTCGAACCGACGGACTGTACACAATCCTCCGCTGACATGGCAATCGGTCGATTTTCTGAATGTGTTGTTCGACAATCCTCTGGGAGCGCAGCCGACCAAGGCCGGTGGCTGGGGGGGCTATCATGTGGGCGCGCGGACGACTCATCTGCAGATGACGAGTCCCGGCTGGTCGCTCGGGGTCCCCTCCGCGGGAGCCGGAGGCTGGACTACTGCGAACATCGAGGATCTGCAAGGGGATTACTTCGGGTCCGGGATCAACCAGGGACTTGGGATCAGGTTGGAGAGCCGTGGCATCGGGGATAAGGCCGGGGAGTACATCTACAACTACTGCTATGGGGGGTTGCGCGCAGGGGCCGATGAGGGGTGTGAGGGGCTGGCGCTGCACGCGGGAGAAGGCGAGCCGCAATATGCCGGAACGGTGACGGGACCAGCCGGGGTGAGGCCGGGGGCGACGATGATCAAGACCTTTGCGGATGAGAAAAAGGGGCAGGATCCCGGCAACCAGGGCGTCGGGCGCACGTGGGTGGAAGATGCTCCGCTGGCGTCGGTGGTGGTGGCCGGGATCGCCCGCTCCAAGGCCTACGATATTCCGGTCCCGATGAGTCTCGATCCGGATCATGCTCTGCCCGCCGAGCTGGTCTCGACCGGCTGGGGAACATTGAATGATTCGGTTGCAGTGCCGCAGGTGGTTGAGGCCGGTGGGACGACCAGCGCCACCTTTGACGTGACCCTGCTGGGTGGGGGATTTACCGCTCATCCCGGCGATACTCTGTGCTTTGGCGGCTCCTTTCACGAGCAGGCGCTGGTGACCGAGGCGACCGGACCGCATGGCACGCACCTGACGGCCGCCCTGCGCCACTCGCATGTGAAGGGATCGTGGGTCTCGCAGGGCGGAGCGGCCTGCAGCATGATCGACTTTGACGCGAACCATATCGCCTCCGACCAGAAGGGTGGCCACACCTTTGATTTTCCCTTCGATGTGATTGCGGCCACGGATACGAAGACGCTGATGGTGACCCAATTCGATCGTGGCAGAGGCTTGCCGGAGATATACCGGGGGAATCTGATCCTGGGAGCCACGGTGGTGAATCCGCGGGGAGGCGCGATTACGAACCAGCATGGCACGATCACGATTCCGGTGGACGATGGGGTGATGAAGCAGAACCCCGCGCTGATGAACCAGCCGGTGGTCACGATCTCGGGCGCGCACACGGCGTCCTTCAACGGGCTGTGCAAGGACTTTCTTTATGTGAAGCCGGGGACGGCGACCTGTACCGGGAACCCGGCGCACGATGGCGATACAGATAACGTGCCGCTGCATATATCGGTCGGCACGACGCCCTATGGCAACGGCACGGCGACGCTGCATCGTGCGGCGGAGATCGTCGATGTGCGGAACACGGAGCTGCTGAACACGGACCCGCAGCATGTAGTGGACGGGACGCTGACGCTCGAGGCAAATCAGCTGCTGAACAAGATTGGATCGATGGGTCATATTCCGCATGACTATGCGGAGGGCGTTCATCCCCTCCAGGCCATTGGGCATATCTATAACCCGTATTCGGTTAACTACTTTTCTGCCGGAGTCGTGATTGGAATGATGGGGAAGGGGGTACGGGGCGTTAGCGGGATCAGCCTCAATAGCCTGGCGGCTTATACGGGTGTCAACATGTCTCCAAATACGAACTATGTGGGGTTGGGAGGCACGGCGTATCCGCCCAACTTCCTCACCGCCAAGGGAGTATATGAAAACTTGTTTCAGTCGCAGTTTGCGCCGTATCCGTCGGGGAGCGTAGGTGTCTACTTCGGCTGCCCGCCGACATCGTATTACGAGTGCAAAGATGAGATCTTCAGCTACTCGCCGAATCTTTATAAGGGCTACAAGGGCGAGCTGAGAGACAACTGGACTCCATACACGGACGAGTATCTGAGGAAGGTCTCGGGCGGCGGGACGGCGTCCACTGAGCGGCAGACGCCTGCCGGGTTTGGGTTCGATGCTCCGGTGACGGCGACGGCGGTGGCTACGCCGATGTATACGCCGAAGTCTTCCACCGCCGACTGCCCGAAGGACCACGCGGGCAAGCAGGTGGTCGGGGCCATCTGGGGAGATGGAAGCTATCTCTACCAGTGCGTGGCCCCGAACAAGATCAAGCGGACGGCTGCGTTGAGTGACTTTTAGAAGTTAGCCGGTAGTACATGGCCGGGGTGACGATGAGGCTGAGGCCGACCGAGATGACCAGTCCGCCGATGACCGAGATGGCCAGCGGTTGCAGCATCTGAGAGCCGGCTCCGAAGGCAAAGGCCAGCGGCAACATGCCGCACATTGCCGCTACCGCTGTCATGATGATGGGGCGCAGGCGGCGCTGGGCGGCGTGGATCATGGCGTCGAGCGCGCTGGCTCCCTCGGCGCGGGCGCGCTCGTCGGCATCGAGCAGCAGGATGCCGTTCTTGGCGACGATGCCGATTACCATGATGAGGCCCATGAAGCTGGCCACGTTGAAGTCCGTGCGGGTGATGAGCAGGGCGAAGACGACACCCGCGATGGACAGGACGGAGCTGGTGAGGATGGCGATGGGGGCGGAGAAGTTGCGAAACTCGGCCAGCAGGACGCCGAAGACGAGGGCCAGCGCGAGCAGGAGGACGCGGGCGAGGTCGGCGAAGGACTTCTGCTGTTCCTGATAGGTGCCGCCGTACTCGACCCGAACAGACGCGGGCAGGTTGAGGTTGGCGACGGCCTGCTTGACCTGCGTCATGGCTCCACCGAGGTTGGTGCCCTCGAGACGGCCGCTGACGAGAACCACTTGCTGGAGGTTCTCGCGGCGGATCTCGTTCTGGGGAGGTAGTTCGGTGATCTGGGCCAGCGCGCCGAGTGTGGCGGTGTGGCCGGAGGCGGAGTTGAAGACGGTGTTGGAGATGGCCGAGAGCGAGGCGCGGTGCTCGTCGGACATGCGGACGCGCACGGTGTAGGGGCGGCCATCGACGATGACGGGGGTGGTGGCGAGCAGACCGTCGAGCAGGCTGGTGGCGTCCTCGGCGATCTCCTGCGGGGTGAAGCCAAGGCGGCTGGCGACGGCGGGGTCGACGGTGAAGTTGGTGGCCGGGCCGGAGAGGGTGTTGTCGACGCCGTTCTGGGTGTCCACGATGCCGGGGATGGAGGCGATGGCGGCCTGCACCCTGGGCGCGAGGGTGTGGATGAGGTTGGCGTCGGTGGAGAAGAGCTTGATCTGGATGGGCTCGGGCGAGTTGGATAGGTCGCCGATCATGTCTTCGAGGACCTGGGTGAACTCGACGTCGAGCGCGGGTTCGGCCTTGTTGACCTTGGCGCGGACGTCGGCGATGACCTCGTCGATGGCACGGTCGCGGTTGGGTTTCAGGCGGACGGAGATGTCGCCGTAATTAGCCTCTGTAACTGCTGCAAGCCCCAATTGAAGGCCAGTCCGGCGGCTGGTGATCGAGACCTCGGGCGTGTCGTGGAGGATCTTTTCGACGTGGGTGAGGACGCGGTTCGTGGTCTCGAGCGAGCTGCCCGCGGGCATGGTGTAGTCGAGGATGAAGGCGCCCTCGTCCATCTCGGGCAGCAGGTTGGAGCCGAGGCCGTTGTAGGCGAAGTAGCCCGCGACGATGAGGACGGCGGCGATGGCGACGAGCGCCCAGGAGCGGGTAAGGGTCCAGTTGAGCGCCTTGGTGTGGACGGCGTGGACGCGGCTCATGATGGGGCCGTTGTCGTCGTGGTGTCGAGGGGCTTCGCCGTCGTGCTTGCGCAGGAGTGAGAGCGAGAGGGCGGGCGTGAAGGTGAGGGCGAGCAGCAGCGAGGTGAGCAGCGCCGCCGTCATGGTGATGGCCAGCGCGCGGAAGAAGCTGCCGGTGACGCCCGAGACCGCGACCAGCGGCAGGAAGACCACGACCGGGGTGATGGTCGAGCCGATGAGCGGGGTGGTGATCTCGCGCAGGGCGAGGCGGACGGCGTCGGCGCGGGACTGGCCCGCGTCGCGGTGGACGACGACATTCTCGACGACCACGATGGCGTCGTCGATGACCAGGCCGATGGCCGCGGCGAGGCCGCCGAGGGTCATCAGGTTGAAGCTCTGGCCGATGGCCCAGAGGAAGAGGATGGTGATTGCGACGGTGACCGGGATGACCAGGCCCGCGACGAGCGAGGAGGTCCAGTCGCGCAGGAAGAGGAAGAGGATCAGGCAGGCCAGCACGAGGCCGATGAGGATGGCGTCGCGGACGCTGGAGATGCTGGCGCGGACCAGCTCGGACTGGTCGTAGAAGGGAGTGAGGTGGACGCCGGGGGGTAGGGTCTTGCGGAGCCGATCTACCTCGGCGGCGACGGCCGTGGCCACGGAGACGGTGTTGCTGGAGGGCTGACGCGCGATGTTGAGGAGGACGGAGGGTTTGCCGTCGGCGTCGACCATGGTGTAGATGGGGAGGGCTGCGGGGCCGATGGTGCCGACGTCGGAGATGCGGACGGGCGAGCCGCCGGGGGTGGTCTTGACGACGAGCTGGGAGAGCGATTCGACGTCCTTGGCCTGCGCTCCGACGAGGCCGAGGATGAGCTGGTGGTCGGCCTGGTAGAGGCCGGGCGAGTCGATGATGTTGGAGGCTTGGACGGCGTTGACGATGTCGAGCAGGGTGACGCCCGTGGCCTGGAGGCGCGCGGGGTCAGGGACGATGTGGAACTCGGGCACCTGCCCGCCCTGCACGATGACGGTGCTGACGCCGTTGACGCGGTTCAGGGGCGGTTTGAGGTTGTAGGTGGCGAGCTGCCAGAGGGCGGTCTGGGAGATGGTTTGGGGGCCTCGGTCGTCGGCGGTGAGGGCGTAGCCGACGATGGGGAAGGTGGCGAAGGTGAGGCGGTTGGTGGTGATCTTCGCCGTGGAGGGCAGCTCGGAGGAGATCTTCGAGAGCGCGGCGTCGGTGAGCTGGAGGGTGCGGAACATGTCCACGTTCCAGTCGAAGAAGAGGCTGATCTCGGCCGAGCCGCGGCTGGTGGTGGAGCGCACGGTCAGCAGGCCGGGGACGCTGTTGACGGCGTCTTCGATGGGCTTGGTGAGCAGGACCTGCATCTGCTCGACGGGCATGACGCCGTTGTCGATGCCGATGACGACGCGGGGGAAGTTGGTGTCGGGGAAGACGGAGATGGGCACCTGGAAGGCGGCATAGATGCCTGTCAGGGTAAGGATGGCGAGGAAGAAAAAGATGGGCTTGGCGGCCCGGGTGAGCCAGAAGTTTTTGTCTTCAGCGGGCGTGAGGGCGCTCATTACTTGCCCCCTTCTTTTTTGTCCGCCGGATCGTCTTCCTTAGCCTCGGCGGGGCCGATCTTGACCTTGGTGCCGTCGTCGAGGCCGTAGCCGCCGCCGATGATGACGTTGTCGTCGGGCTTGAGGCCGTCGACGATCTGGGTGGTCTCCTCGGTCTGGATGCCGACGGTGACGGGGCGCTTCTTGGCGGTGCCGTCGGAGGCGATGACCAGGACGAACTTGCCGGGGGCTTCGGTGGAGCGCTGCACGGCGTCGGTGGGGATGAGCATGGCCTTCGGGATGGTGAGGCCCTCGAGCGTGGCGTGGAGCGGGGTTCCGGCCTTGAGCCTGCCGTCCTTGTTGGGGACGCTTAGCCAGACCTCGACCGTGGTGCTGCCGGGGTCGAGCGCGGGGCTGATGAGGGAGACCTTGGCTTCGACGGGCTTGTCGAGGCCGGGCACGGTGAGGGTGGCGGGCGAGCCGACCTCGAGCCGCTGCGCCTGGGCCTGCGAGAGGTGCAGCTTGGCGAGCAGGGTGGAGGTGTCCATGATGGTGAGGATGGGCGCGCCGGGCGCGGCGGTCTCGCCCGCGAAGAGGGGACGGTCGGTGACGACGCCGGAGATGGGGGTGCGGATGTTGGTGTAGCTGAGCTGGGCTTCGGCGCCGAGGTACTTGCCCTTGGCGGAGGCGAGCTGGCCCTTGGCGGTCTCGAGCGAGGAGGTGGTGCCTACTTTGGCGAGTGCGTCAAAACGCTGCTTGGCGATGTCGTAGGCGGCCTGGGCCTGAACCGCCGTGGTACGGGCGGTGTCGAGGTCGCGGCCGGGGATGGCTCCCTGAGAGAAGAGCTGCTGGCGGCTGGCCAGGATGCTGTTCTGGAGGTCGAGCGTGGCCTTGGCCTGGCTGAGGTCGAGGCGGGCGCGGGTCTGGTCCTCGGGCACGGTGGAGAGCGTGGCGGCGTTGTAGGTGGCCTTGGCCGCGTCGTAGGCTCCGCCGTTGTCGATGGCGGCGGCGGCGAGGTCGCTGTTCTCGAGCACGGCTACGAGCTGGCCCGCGGAGACGTGGGCTCCGCGCTGGACGTAGAGTTTCTTGATGGGCGCGGTGATCTTGGGTACGATGGCCGCCTGGGCGACGGGGGCCAGGGTGGCGTCGCCGGTGATCTCCTCGGTGATGGTGCCGGAGGTGGGGTGCTCGGCCTGCACGATGGCTTCGGGCTTGGCGGTGTCGTCGGCTGCCTGCTTGCAGCCGGTCAGGAGGAGGCCGATCGAGAGAAGTGGGAGGGAGAGGTTTTTCATGGGCTAGAAGGTTCCCGTCAGGATCTGGAGGTTGGCCAGCGCGAGCTGGTAGCGGACGGTGCCGTCCTGGGCCGCAAGCTCGGCGGCGGTGAGGGAGCTTTGGGCGTCGACGACCTCGAGGACTGTGGCCTCGCCAGCGGTGTAGCGCAGGCGGGTGAGGCGCAGGCTCTCGCGCGCGGTGGCGACGCTGAGGCCGAGGGAGTCGAGCTGGTCGTGGGCCAGGGCGGCCTCGTTGTAGAACTCTTCGAGGTCGGCGATGAGCTTGCGCTGGATGTTGGTGAGGACGACCTTGGCGGCGTCGCGCAGGATGTGGGCCTGCTTGACGCGGTGCTGGGTGGCGAACCAGTCCCAGACGGGGACGTCGAGCGTGGCCGAGGCGGAGTAGCCGAGGTTGCGGACGCCCTCGGGGCCGTTGGCGGCGAACTGCGCGGCGTCGATACCGTAGCTATAGTTGAGCGCGAGGTCGGGCAGGTAGGCGGCGCGGGCGGCGGTGATGCCGAGATCGGCGGCGTGGAGACTGGCCAGGGCGCTGCGCAGCTCGGGGTTGTTGGCGGAGGCGGCGGTCTCGACGTCGGCGCGGGAGGCTAACGGCTTGGGCGCGGGCAGCTCGACGGTGTAGGGCGAGCGCGGGTCGGGGAAGAGCAGGACGGCCAGGTCGAGGCGGGATTTTTGGGCTTGCAGTTGGGCGTCGGAGAGGTCGCGCTGGCGCTGCTGCAAGGTCAGGTCGGCCTTGATGACGTCGGCGTGGGCGGACTCGCGGGCGTCTTCGCGCTGGCGGGTCTGCTTCGAGAAATCGGCGGCCTCGGCGGCGGCGCGGGTCTCGATGGTGACCTTGCCCTGGGCGGTGGTGGAGGCGTAGAAGAGGCCGATGACGGTGGCGGTGAGGCCGCGGCGGCTGATCTCCAGCTCGGCGGCGGCGACGGCGTTGGCCGCGTCGGCGCGGGAGACGGCGTTGACCTGGGCGAGGCCGATGGTCTCGTTGACCTGGGCCTGGCTGACGTACTCGTGGACGGTGTTGTTGGCGATGAAGCGTGGAGCGGACTGGCTGCCCGTGGAGCCAGCCTGGTTGGTCGCGCCGTTGGCCTGGGTAAAAAGATACTGATTGTGATACACAACCGACGGCAGCAGGGCCGAGCGGGCGATGGAGCGATCGAGCTGAGCGGATTTGCTGGCGGCGAGTGCGGCGGCGAAGCCGGGCTCGTTGGCGCGGGCCAGTGCGAGGGCTTGGTCGAGCGTGATGTCGGGCGCGGAGCTGGTGGCCGAAGTGAGAGAGCTGGTTTGGGACGGGCCTGTCTGTGGTGGTGTGGTCTGGGCCAGAGCGGAAGAGGCCAGCGATACCGTGGTGAGGATTGCGAGTTGGGGAAGTAGCTTCATAGAAGTTCTTTAGAGAATAAAGATGTTGTTTTGCCGGGCGGTCACGGCTGCGTGTTTGTGAGCATTGATGCTGGTTCTACCCTGCCCATGTGCGATAAAGCTGCGCATGGGCAGGGTATCCGGTTTCGAATATGCTCGCTGCCGACCAACGGGAGGCACTCAGAAGATCATCCTGCCCATACCGCAACGAGAACGGTATGAAGTACCCTAGCGGCCGACGACCAGGACGGTGAAGGTGCCGGGACGGGATTGGGCGCGACTTGTGGCCGGGTGTGGCCGGTGCGGGGTTGGGGGAGAACTTCGCGGTGACGGTGTAGAGCTTGCCGGTGGCGGCGTCGAAGGTCATGGTGCGCGCGCCCTTCATGGTGGTGAGGTTCTGCACCACGGGGAAGCCGGGTTTGGCGGTGTCGATGACGGTCATGGTGCCGTCGCCGTTTGAGGAGAAGACCAGTTTGGACTTGGGATCGAAGCTGGTGGCGTCGGGGTCTGCGCCGATGGTGGGGGTGGCGAGAGACTTGCCGGTGTGGATGTCGGTGACGGCCATCTTGTTGCCGTCGCACACGGCGAAGAGGCGTCCGGCGGCGCGGTCGAAGGACTGGCCGGAGGGCGATTCGCAACCAGCGAGCGGCCAGGTGGCGGTGACCTTCTGGGCCTTCGCGTCGAGGCGGACTACGGAGTTCTTATCCTCAATGTTGACGAAGACGGTGCCCTTGTCGTCGGTGACGGGAAACTCGGGTTTGCCGGGAAGGGCTACGAGGCCAATAGCCTTGCGCTGGTTTACGTCGATGACCGTCGCGTTGTGGCTGGTGCCATTGAAGGCCCAGAGGGTGCCCGTGGAGCGCTCGAGGACCATGCCGTCGGGGTTGGTGCCTGCGGGGATCTTGGCGAGTGTGGCCAGGCTGGTGGTGTCGAAGACGACTACGTTGTTCGCTCCGCCGTCGGAGATGAAGCCGGTCTTGCCGTCGGGCAGGATGACGATGCCGTGGCAGCGGGTGAGGCCGTCGATGGAGCCGATGGCTTTGCCGGTGGTGGTGTCGACTACATCGACCTTGGTCTGGTGGGCGATGTAGAGGCGGTGCGCGCTGGAGTCTACGGTGAGGTAGTCCCAGCCGCCGTCGCCGCCGATGACCCAGCGCTGCTCGACCTGGAAGGGCTTCTGCGCGAGGGCGCTGGAGGCGGCGAGCGGAGCGCCGATGCAGAGGGCAATGAGGAGAGAGCGGACTTTCGACATGAACTGAGGCTCCGTGGCGCATGGTTGACTGCGCATGATCGTTACTATCGCAGGAGCAGCTTAACCGAGCCTTAAGAATGCAGGGTTTTTGTGGCGTATTCGGTCTCAAGTGGGGCCGACGCGAGTGGCAGCGTGACGATGGCGGTGGTGCCTGCGCCGGGTTTGCTCTCGAGGCAGATCTCGCCGTGAAAGCGCTGCACGATGGCCTTGACGATGGAGAGGCCGAGGCCGGTGCCGCCGGTGCGGCGGCTGCGGGAGGCGTCGCCGCGATAGAAGCGGTCGAAGACGTGGGGGAGGATCTCGGGGGCGATGCCCTCGCCGTCGTCTTCGATGCGTAGCTCGGCGATGTTGTCGTGAGTGTCGACGATGGCGCGGATCTCGCTGTCGTGCGGGCTGTGTTGCAGCGCGTTGTGGATGAGGTTGGAGCAGAGCAGGTGCAGGCGCTCGGGGTCGATGGCGGCGAAGACCGGCTGGGTGGCGTGGATGCTGAGGGCGATGTGCGAGACCTTGGCCAGCGTGCGGAAATGCTCGGTGACGTCGTGTAGGACGCTGACCAGATCGACAGGTTCGGGGGCTGCTGGGGCCTGCTGCTGGCCTTCGAGTTCGCGGCCTTCGAGGCCAGCTAATGTGAGCATGCTGGCTACGAGGTACTCCATACGTTCGCAGTCGATCTGGATGCGTTCGAGGCCCTCCTCGTACTCCGCGACGGAACGGCTGCGCATGGTGAGGAGCTGGAGCGAGGACTTGAGGACGGCTACGGCGGTCTTCAGCTCGTGGGCGGCGTCGCTGACGAACTGCCTCTGCTGGGCGAAGGCACGCTCGATGCCGCTGAGGGCGGCTTCGAGCGCGTTGACCAGCGGCGCCAGCTCGCTGACGTTGCGCGCGGGGCTGGCGTGGTCGAAGGTCCAGGAGTTGACCGAGACCTGCGAGGCCTGGGCGGCCAGCTCATGCAGCGGGGCGAGGCCGCGGCGCAGCACGTAGAACATCAGGAGGCCGGAGACGAGCATGAGCAACAGGCTGGTGAGGGAGTAGAAGCCGACGGCGCGGCCGATCAGCTCCCAGACAGGGTGCGTGGGCGTGCCGTAGAGGATGGTGATGTGGTGAGGATGGCCGCCGCCCTTTTCGCCGGGATCGACGATGCGCACGCCTTGTTTGAAGATGATGCGGTAGTTCTTGTCGTGGACGCGGAGGTCGCGGATCTCGCGAGTGTCTTTGCTGGCGAGGGTGCTGTTGAGGACCTGTTCGGCGTCGGGCCAGTTGTGGACGCCGAGCACGCGACCGAACTCGTCGCGGACGATATAGATGTCGCGGTGCGGGGCGAAGTTCTGAGTGCCGTCGAGCATGACGTTGTCGGAGACATCGTCGGCGTCCTGCACGGCCCCCAGCAGGGAGTCGGCGCGGCCGCGCAGCATGACGTCGAAGGCGTGGAAGTCGGAGACGCCCTCGTAGATGCCCGCGATGGCGACTAATGCCAGGGCGGAGCATAGCTCGACCAGCAAGACGGCGATGATGAGGCGGCGGGTGAGGGAGTAGGGCTTCACAGATCCGGGTCCTCGTCGACGATTGGCTTGTCGATGACGAGGCGGTAGCCGCGGCCGCGCAGGTTCTCGATGCTGGAGTGCTTGACTCCCTCGTCGAGCTTGCGCCGGAGGTTGGAGACGTGGGCCTCGATGACGTTGGAGTGGTGCTCCCAGTTGTAGTCGTACATGTGCTCGAGTAGCTCGCGCTTGGAGACGACGATGCGCGGGCGGTGCATGAGGTACTCGAGGATGCGGTACTCCATGGGGGAGAGCAGGATGGGGCGTCCGGCGCGGAGGATGGTCTGCTCGGCGGTGTTCAGGGTCAGGTCGCCGAGCTGGAGGGTGGGGGTGGCGACGCCTTTGCCGCGGCGGATGAGGGCCTTGGCGCGGGCGATCAGCTCGCCGAGGTCGAAGGGTTTGCTGAGGTAGTCGTCGGCGCCATCGTTGAGGAGCTGGATGATGGATTCGCGCTCGCTGCGGGCGGTGAGGACGAGGACGGAGATGTGGTTGCCGCGGGAGCGCAGGCGGCGGAGGATGGTGGCTCCATCAACCAAGGGAAGCATTAAATCGAGGATGATGAGGTCGTAGCAGAGGTTGCCAGCCAGATCGAGCGCGGTGCGGCCGTCTTCGGCGTGGTCGACGGCAAAGCCGGGGCCTTCTCGCAGCGCATGGGCTACGTTCTCGGCCAGTCTCAACTCGTCTTCTACAAGCAGTACGCGCATAGGAAAGATTTCATCAGATTCAGCTTAAGACTGGCTGAATGTTATACGGATCGTAATACGGTAGTGAGGTCATGAGCGTTATGGAATACAATCT
This is a stretch of genomic DNA from Granulicella sp. WH15. It encodes these proteins:
- a CDS encoding DHA2 family efflux MFS transporter permease subunit — protein: MATAVIKPAAHPIARAVINPWVVALTVTIATFMELLDTSIANVSLPYIAGGLGRSFDEVTWILTTYLVANAVILPMSAWLSRVFGRKNYYMACVALFTITSFFCGIAPSLTIMLMARVLQGIGGGGLAPVEQAILVDTFPPAQRASAFALYTVAIVTAPAIGPVLGGWITDNYNWRWVFLINIPIGLMSLFLTNRFVHDPPAFEQERKTVRVNGKLSVDGIGIALIGLGSAALEVLLDRGQIDDWFGSVFIRWCFAIGIVCLTSAVFWELRQRDPLVDFRLLKTRNFAIACVFYFIFGFGLFATTTMIPQILQSLYGYRAIDAGLVLGPGAFVITLLAPVGAQLVQRRIVHPRVLLFGALVVIGISMIHYSRLTLDTDYSHYALARVLQGFGYAFFFVPLSVMTYSQLRPDQNGRASSLTNFFRNWGGSFGIAFVTAVSDRRQNFHQSIVGANITASSAPLQNGVKQTAAYLQTQGFSHTDALSAAYARYYAQLQSQTHFLAFMDCFFVIGLITLASVPLVLLTKNFKVGGAPTEAH
- a CDS encoding efflux RND transporter permease subunit, with product MSALTPAEDKNFWLTRAAKPIFFFLAILTLTGIYAAFQVPISVFPDTNFPRVVIGIDNGVMPVEQMQVLLTKPIEDAVNSVPGLLTVRSTTSRGSAEISLFFDWNVDMFRTLQLTDAALSKISSELPSTAKITTNRLTFATFPIVGYALTADDRGPQTISQTALWQLATYNLKPPLNRVNGVSTVIVQGGQVPEFHIVPDPARLQATGVTLLDIVNAVQASNIIDSPGLYQADHQLILGLVGAQAKDVESLSQLVVKTTPGGSPVRISDVGTIGPAALPIYTMVDADGKPSVLLNIARQPSSNTVSVATAVAAEVDRLRKTLPPGVHLTPFYDQSELVRASISSVRDAILIGLVLACLILFLFLRDWTSSLVAGLVIPVTVAITILFLWAIGQSFNLMTLGGLAAAIGLVIDDAIVVVENVVVHRDAGQSRADAVRLALREITTPLIGSTITPVVVFLPLVAVSGVTGSFFRALAITMTAALLTSLLLALTFTPALSLSLLRKHDGEAPRHHDDNGPIMSRVHAVHTKALNWTLTRSWALVAIAAVLIVAGYFAYNGLGSNLLPEMDEGAFILDYTMPAGSSLETTNRVLTHVEKILHDTPEVSITSRRTGLQLGLAAVTEANYGDISVRLKPNRDRAIDEVIADVRAKVNKAEPALDVEFTQVLEDMIGDLSNSPEPIQIKLFSTDANLIHTLAPRVQAAIASIPGIVDTQNGVDNTLSGPATNFTVDPAVASRLGFTPQEIAEDATSLLDGLLATTPVIVDGRPYTVRVRMSDEHRASLSAISNTVFNSASGHTATLGALAQITELPPQNEIRRENLQQVVLVSGRLEGTNLGGAMTQVKQAVANLNLPASVRVEYGGTYQEQQKSFADLARVLLLALALVFGVLLAEFRNFSAPIAILTSSVLSIAGVVFALLITRTDFNVASFMGLIMVIGIVAKNGILLLDADERARAEGASALDAMIHAAQRRLRPIIMTAVAAMCGMLPLAFAFGAGSQMLQPLAISVIGGLVISVGLSLIVTPAMYYRLTSKSHSTQPSA
- a CDS encoding TetR/AcrR family transcriptional regulator, producing MRKGEMTRQRIIEEAAPIFNQRGFAGCSMQDVMAATGLEKGGLYRHFATKEELAVEAFRYAVSRSVRTKSEGLDEVEGAVNKLRHLIQQFVESPSRIPGGCPLMNTAVDADDGNEVLRGLAREGIAEWRERLVKIITTGMRAGEIRRDTVPRRLANTLISTVEGALMISRLEGTKTALKDAQTVLEVVLESLGAEVAAH